In Phyllopteryx taeniolatus isolate TA_2022b chromosome 13, UOR_Ptae_1.2, whole genome shotgun sequence, the following are encoded in one genomic region:
- the wdr35 gene encoding WD repeat-containing protein 35 isoform X1, with protein sequence MFIYLSKKIAIPNGIHLKCVSWNKDQGFIACGGDDGLLKVLKLETQTDDAKLKGLAAPSNLSMNQTLGGHSGAVQVVTWNEQYEKLTTSDQNGLIIVWMLYKGAWYEEMINNRNKSVVRSMSWNADGQKICIVYEDGAVIVGSVDGNRIWGKELKGNQLAHVAWSPDSKILLFGMANGEVQIFDNHGNFIMKLTVSCLTNVTGAVRIAGIHWYSGTGGYVEPDCPCLAMCFQNGRCQIMRYETDENPVCIDTMMNVVSVQWNHCGSVLAMAGSLRALNSDVEINVVQFYTPFGEHLRTLKVPGKQMTGVAWEGGGLRISLAVDSYIYFANIRPDYKWGFCCSTVVYAFTKPERQDYCVIFWDTKNNEKFVKYVKSLMSITTSGDFCTLASKAEDTQTQENAESESGSHAKFVLILCNSIGTPLDSKYIDICPLFVTMTRTHVIAASKEAFYLWQYRVANKLTALEINQVTRTKKEGRERVYHIDSSPTGVNDNGEDFAKAFTATRDPICCITATDKTLIVGRESGVIHRYSLPNVALIQKYIMNRAHHLSLNCNSSRLAIIDISGVLTLLDVEVHASSGDNTGSQVSIGDPSKFERKDVWDMKWANDNPDLFAMMEKTRMYVFRNLDPEEPIQTSGYICNFEDLEIKSVLLDEIMKDPERPNKDNLINFEIRSLRDSRALIEKVGITDASQFIEDNPHPRLWRLLAEAALQKLDLKTAEQAFVRCKDNQGIEFVKRLGNLQSEPMKQAEVAAYFSRFEEAERMYLDMDRRDLAISLRMKLGDWFRVLQLLKTGSGDCDDALLEQAYNAIGDYFADRQKWVNAVQYYLQGRHQEKLAECYYMLEDYDNLEQLTNSLPENHKLLPEIGQMFTTVGMCEQAVNAYFKCNQAKAAVDTCVHLNQWNKAVELARKHNMKEIKPLLSKYASHLLEKNKILEAVELYQKAHYFLDAAKLMFKIADEEAKKRTRPLRVKKLYVLAARLVENHHEQKKTLQQSQAKGKKSEATFALAELLEEDSTSADSRVPDNAWRGAEAYHFFLLAQRQLYEGYMENAMHTALHLREYEDIIPAVEIYSLLAVCSSAGRAFGTCSQAFIKLEALESLDAEQRLLYEDLALEIFTKHVPKDSRTLELDAASEGTAERLPTCIVSGLPIQDYHLWMCSVCKHCAQGHEISKYNYCPLCHSRVG encoded by the exons ATGTTTATCTACCTCAGCAAGAAG ATTGCTATCCCCAACGGTATTCACTTGAAATGTGTCTCTTGGAACAAAGACCAGGGCTTCATTGCCTGTGGAGGTGATGACGGCCTCTTAAAAGTGCTCAAACTTGAAACTCAGACAG ATGACGCCAAACTCAAAGGACTTGCCGCACCCAGTAATTTGTCTATGAACCAGACATTGGGGGGACACAGTG GTGCGGTACAAGTAGTTACATGGAACGAACAGTATGAAAAACTAACAACCAGCGACCAGAATGGACTCATCATCGTATGGATGCTCTACAAAG GTGCATGGTACGAGGAAATGATCAATAATAGGAACAAGTCGGTGGTGAGAAGCATGAGTTGGAATGCTGATGGTCAAAAGATCTGTATTGTGTATGAAGATGGGGCAGTCATTGTTGGATCTGTAGATG GTAACCGGATTTGGGGAAAGGAGCTGAAGGGAAACCAGCTTGCACATGTGGCATGGTCTCCAGACAGCAAGATCCTGCTCTTCGGCATGGCCAACGGGGAAGTGCAAATCTTTGATAATCATGGCAATTTCATA ATGAAATTGACCGTCAGTTGTCTGACTAATGTGACAGGAGCCGTCAGGATAGCAGGTATCCACTGGTACTCGGGAACAGGTGGCTACGTAGAACCCGACTGCCCGTGTCTCGCTATGTGTTTTCAAAATGGAAGATGTCAGATTATGCGCTACGAGACTGATGAAA ACCCAGTGTGTATTGACACCATGATGAATGTGGTCAGTGTTCAGTGGAACCATTGCGGTAGTGTGCTGGCGATGGCCGGTTCCCTCAGAGCTTTGAACTCAGACGTAGAAATCAATGTGGTGCAGTTTTATACACCATTCGGAGAG CACCTGAGAACCTTGAAAGTCCCCGGGAAACAGATGACAGGAGTTGCTTGGGAAGGAGGCGGCCTGCGGATCAGCCTGGCTGTCGATTCCTACATCTATTTTGCTAATATCAGACCAGATTACAAG tGGGGATTCTGTTGCAGTACAGTGGTATATGCCTTCACAAAGCCAGAGCGCCAAGATTACTGTGTGATCTTCTGGGACACTAAAAACAACGAAaaatttgtcaagtatgtcaagAGCCTCATGTCCATCACCACATCAGGGGACTTCTGCACCCTGGCAAGCAAGGCTGAAGACACCCAGACTCAG GAAAACGCTGAGTCAGAGTCTGGGAGTCATGCAAAG TTTGTCCTGATTCTGTGCAACTCAATTGGGACTCCTTTAGACTCAAAGTACATCGACATAT GTCCATTGTTTGTCACCATGACCAGGACGCATGTGATTGCTGCATCTAAAGAGGCTTTCTACTTATGGCAGTACAGAGTGGCGAATAAATTAACTGCCTTGGAGATCAACCAAGTAACCAGAACTAAGAAAGAGGGAAGGGAAAG GGTATATCACATTGACAGCAGTCCAACTGGAGTCAATGACAATGGAGAGGACTTTGCAAAAGCCTTCACA GCAACAAGAGATCCCATCTGTTGTATTACAGCAACAGATAAGACACTGATTGTG gGCCGTGAATCGGGTGTTATCCACAGATATAGCCTGCCAAATGTCGCTCTCATCCAGAAATACATAATGAACAGAGCCCATCATCTCTCTTTAAACTGCAACTCCAG TCGACTGGCCATTATTGACATCTCCGGCGTTCTCACGTTGCTGGACGTGGAGGTTCACGCATCGTCAGGTGACAACACCGGCAGTCAGGTGTCAATAGGGGATCCATCAAAGTTTGAACGCAAGGATGTTTGGGACATGAAGTGGGCGAACGACAACCCTGATCTGTTTGCCATGATGGAAAAGACCAGAATGTATGTCTTCAGGAACCTAGACCCAGAG GAACCCATCCAAACATCAGGATATATCTGCAACTTTGAGGACCTTGAAATCAAATCTGTCCTGCTAGATGAAATcatgaag GACCCAGAGAGGCCAAATAAAGACAATCTCATCAACTTTGAAATCCGTTCCTTGAGAGACAGCCGTGCACTTATTGAAAAAGTGGGAATCACAGATGCTTCACAGTTCATTGAAGATAATCCCCACCCAAGACTCTG GCGTTTGCTTGCTGAGGCGGCCCTCCAAAAACTGGACCTGAAGACTGCTGAGCAGGCATTTGTCCGCTGCAAAGACAACCAGGGCATAGAGTTTGTCAAGCGCCTGGGTAACCTGCAGAGTGAGCCCATGAAACAGGCAGAGGTGGCAGCGTACTTTAGCAGGTTTGAGGAAGCCGAGCGCATGTATTTGGACATGGACCgcag GGACCTTGCCATTAGCCTTCGGATGAAGTTGGGAGACTGGTTCAGGGTTCTCCAACTGCTTAAAACTGGCTCTGGGGACTGTGATGATGCTCTACTGGAGCAAGCCTACAATGCAATAGGGGACTACTTCGCCGACAGACAGAAGTG GGTCAATGCAGTGCAGTACTACCTTCAGGGCCGCCACCAGGAGAAGTTGGCAGAATGCTACTACATGTTAGAGGATTATGATAACCTTGAGCAGTTGACGAATTCACTACCAGAAAACCATAAACTTCTGCCg GAGATTGGCCagatgtttaccactgtgggCATGTGCGAACAGGCTGTGAATGCCTACTTTAAATGCAACCAGGCCAAGGCTGCCGTTGACACGTGTGTTCATCTGAACCAG TGGAACAAAGCAGTGGAACTTGCCAGAAAACACAACATGAAGGAGATTAAACCTCTTCTGTCCAAATATGCTTCACATCTCCTTGAGAAGAACAAAATTCTAGAGGCAGTGGAATTGTATCAGAAGGCTCACTATTTTCTTGATGCAGCCAAACTCATGTTTAAG ATAGCAGATGAGGAGGCCAAGAAAAGGACTCGACCGCTGCGGGTGAAGAAGCTGTATGTGCTGGCTGCTCGGCTCGTAGAAAACCATCACGAGCAGAAGAAGACGTTGCAACAGAGTCAAGCTAAAGGGAAGAAGTCAGAG GCAACCTTTGCACTTGCTGAACTCCTCGAGGAAGACTCCACCTCCGCAGACAGTCGTGTTCCGGACAACGCGTGGCGAGGAGCGGAAGCGTATCACTTCTTCCTGCTCGCTCAAAGGCAGCTGTATGAAGGCTACATGGAGAACGCCATGCACACAG CCCTTCATCTTCGCGAATACGAGGACATCATCCCTGCAGTGGAGATCTACTCTCTCCTAGCCGTCTGCTCGTCGGCCGGCCGGGCCTTCGGCACGTGCTCGCAGGCCTTCATCAAGCTGGAGGCCCTGGAGAGTCTGGACGCGGAGCAGCGGCTGCTCTATGAGGACTTGGCCTTGGAGATCTTCACCAAGCACGTGCCAAAAGACAGTCGCACGCTGGAGCTAGACGCGGCATCAGAAGG GACGGCGGAAAGGTTACCCACCTGCATAGTGAGCGGTCTGCCCATCCAGGACTACCACTTGTGGATGTGCAGCGTGTGCAAGCACTGCGCTCAAGGCCACGAGATCAGCAAATATAACTATTGCCCGCTTTGTCACAGTCGTGTGGGCTGA
- the wdr35 gene encoding WD repeat-containing protein 35 isoform X3 yields the protein MFIYLSKKIAIPNGIHLKCVSWNKDQGFIACGGDDGLLKVLKLETQTDDAKLKGLAAPSNLSMNQTLGGHSGAVQVVTWNEQYEKLTTSDQNGLIIVWMLYKGAWYEEMINNRNKSVVRSMSWNADGQKICIVYEDGAVIVGSVDGNRIWGKELKGNQLAHVAWSPDSKILLFGMANGEVQIFDNHGNFIMKLTVSCLTNVTGAVRIAGIHWYSGTGGYVEPDCPCLAMCFQNGRCQIMRYETDENPVCIDTMMNVVSVQWNHCGSVLAMAGSLRALNSDVEINVVQFYTPFGEHLRTLKVPGKQMTGVAWEGGGLRISLAVDSYIYFANIRPDYKWGFCCSTVVYAFTKPERQDYCVIFWDTKNNEKFVKYVKSLMSITTSGDFCTLASKAEDTQTQENAESESGSHAKFVLILCNSIGTPLDSKYIDICPLFVTMTRTHVIAASKEAFYLWQYRVANKLTALEINQVTRTKKEGRERVYHIDSSPTGVNDNGEDFAKAFTATRDPICCITATDKTLIVGRESGVIHRYSLPNVALIQKYIMNRAHHLSLNCNSSRLAIIDISGVLTLLDVEVHASSGDNTGSQVSIGDPSKFERKDVWDMKWANDNPDLFAMMEKTRMYVFRNLDPEEPIQTSGYICNFEDLEIKSVLLDEIMKDPERPNKDNLINFEIRSLRDSRALIEKVGITDASQFIEDNPHPRLWRLLAEAALQKLDLKTAEQAFVRCKDNQGIEFVKRLGNLQSEPMKQAEVAAYFSRFEEAERMYLDMDRRDLAISLRMKLGDWFRVLQLLKTGSGDCDDALLEQAYNAIGDYFADRQKWVNAVQYYLQGRHQEKLAECYYMLEDYDNLEQLTNSLPENHKLLPEIGQMFTTVGMCEQAVNAYFKCNQAKAAVDTCVHLNQWNKAVELARKHNMKEIKPLLSKYASHLLEKNKILEAVELYQKAHYFLDAAKLMFKIADEEAKKRTRPLRVKKLYVLAARLVENHHEQKKTLQQSQAKGKKSEATFALAELLEEDSTSADSRVPDNAWRGAEAYHFFLLAQRQLYEGYMENAMHTVT from the exons ATGTTTATCTACCTCAGCAAGAAG ATTGCTATCCCCAACGGTATTCACTTGAAATGTGTCTCTTGGAACAAAGACCAGGGCTTCATTGCCTGTGGAGGTGATGACGGCCTCTTAAAAGTGCTCAAACTTGAAACTCAGACAG ATGACGCCAAACTCAAAGGACTTGCCGCACCCAGTAATTTGTCTATGAACCAGACATTGGGGGGACACAGTG GTGCGGTACAAGTAGTTACATGGAACGAACAGTATGAAAAACTAACAACCAGCGACCAGAATGGACTCATCATCGTATGGATGCTCTACAAAG GTGCATGGTACGAGGAAATGATCAATAATAGGAACAAGTCGGTGGTGAGAAGCATGAGTTGGAATGCTGATGGTCAAAAGATCTGTATTGTGTATGAAGATGGGGCAGTCATTGTTGGATCTGTAGATG GTAACCGGATTTGGGGAAAGGAGCTGAAGGGAAACCAGCTTGCACATGTGGCATGGTCTCCAGACAGCAAGATCCTGCTCTTCGGCATGGCCAACGGGGAAGTGCAAATCTTTGATAATCATGGCAATTTCATA ATGAAATTGACCGTCAGTTGTCTGACTAATGTGACAGGAGCCGTCAGGATAGCAGGTATCCACTGGTACTCGGGAACAGGTGGCTACGTAGAACCCGACTGCCCGTGTCTCGCTATGTGTTTTCAAAATGGAAGATGTCAGATTATGCGCTACGAGACTGATGAAA ACCCAGTGTGTATTGACACCATGATGAATGTGGTCAGTGTTCAGTGGAACCATTGCGGTAGTGTGCTGGCGATGGCCGGTTCCCTCAGAGCTTTGAACTCAGACGTAGAAATCAATGTGGTGCAGTTTTATACACCATTCGGAGAG CACCTGAGAACCTTGAAAGTCCCCGGGAAACAGATGACAGGAGTTGCTTGGGAAGGAGGCGGCCTGCGGATCAGCCTGGCTGTCGATTCCTACATCTATTTTGCTAATATCAGACCAGATTACAAG tGGGGATTCTGTTGCAGTACAGTGGTATATGCCTTCACAAAGCCAGAGCGCCAAGATTACTGTGTGATCTTCTGGGACACTAAAAACAACGAAaaatttgtcaagtatgtcaagAGCCTCATGTCCATCACCACATCAGGGGACTTCTGCACCCTGGCAAGCAAGGCTGAAGACACCCAGACTCAG GAAAACGCTGAGTCAGAGTCTGGGAGTCATGCAAAG TTTGTCCTGATTCTGTGCAACTCAATTGGGACTCCTTTAGACTCAAAGTACATCGACATAT GTCCATTGTTTGTCACCATGACCAGGACGCATGTGATTGCTGCATCTAAAGAGGCTTTCTACTTATGGCAGTACAGAGTGGCGAATAAATTAACTGCCTTGGAGATCAACCAAGTAACCAGAACTAAGAAAGAGGGAAGGGAAAG GGTATATCACATTGACAGCAGTCCAACTGGAGTCAATGACAATGGAGAGGACTTTGCAAAAGCCTTCACA GCAACAAGAGATCCCATCTGTTGTATTACAGCAACAGATAAGACACTGATTGTG gGCCGTGAATCGGGTGTTATCCACAGATATAGCCTGCCAAATGTCGCTCTCATCCAGAAATACATAATGAACAGAGCCCATCATCTCTCTTTAAACTGCAACTCCAG TCGACTGGCCATTATTGACATCTCCGGCGTTCTCACGTTGCTGGACGTGGAGGTTCACGCATCGTCAGGTGACAACACCGGCAGTCAGGTGTCAATAGGGGATCCATCAAAGTTTGAACGCAAGGATGTTTGGGACATGAAGTGGGCGAACGACAACCCTGATCTGTTTGCCATGATGGAAAAGACCAGAATGTATGTCTTCAGGAACCTAGACCCAGAG GAACCCATCCAAACATCAGGATATATCTGCAACTTTGAGGACCTTGAAATCAAATCTGTCCTGCTAGATGAAATcatgaag GACCCAGAGAGGCCAAATAAAGACAATCTCATCAACTTTGAAATCCGTTCCTTGAGAGACAGCCGTGCACTTATTGAAAAAGTGGGAATCACAGATGCTTCACAGTTCATTGAAGATAATCCCCACCCAAGACTCTG GCGTTTGCTTGCTGAGGCGGCCCTCCAAAAACTGGACCTGAAGACTGCTGAGCAGGCATTTGTCCGCTGCAAAGACAACCAGGGCATAGAGTTTGTCAAGCGCCTGGGTAACCTGCAGAGTGAGCCCATGAAACAGGCAGAGGTGGCAGCGTACTTTAGCAGGTTTGAGGAAGCCGAGCGCATGTATTTGGACATGGACCgcag GGACCTTGCCATTAGCCTTCGGATGAAGTTGGGAGACTGGTTCAGGGTTCTCCAACTGCTTAAAACTGGCTCTGGGGACTGTGATGATGCTCTACTGGAGCAAGCCTACAATGCAATAGGGGACTACTTCGCCGACAGACAGAAGTG GGTCAATGCAGTGCAGTACTACCTTCAGGGCCGCCACCAGGAGAAGTTGGCAGAATGCTACTACATGTTAGAGGATTATGATAACCTTGAGCAGTTGACGAATTCACTACCAGAAAACCATAAACTTCTGCCg GAGATTGGCCagatgtttaccactgtgggCATGTGCGAACAGGCTGTGAATGCCTACTTTAAATGCAACCAGGCCAAGGCTGCCGTTGACACGTGTGTTCATCTGAACCAG TGGAACAAAGCAGTGGAACTTGCCAGAAAACACAACATGAAGGAGATTAAACCTCTTCTGTCCAAATATGCTTCACATCTCCTTGAGAAGAACAAAATTCTAGAGGCAGTGGAATTGTATCAGAAGGCTCACTATTTTCTTGATGCAGCCAAACTCATGTTTAAG ATAGCAGATGAGGAGGCCAAGAAAAGGACTCGACCGCTGCGGGTGAAGAAGCTGTATGTGCTGGCTGCTCGGCTCGTAGAAAACCATCACGAGCAGAAGAAGACGTTGCAACAGAGTCAAGCTAAAGGGAAGAAGTCAGAG GCAACCTTTGCACTTGCTGAACTCCTCGAGGAAGACTCCACCTCCGCAGACAGTCGTGTTCCGGACAACGCGTGGCGAGGAGCGGAAGCGTATCACTTCTTCCTGCTCGCTCAAAGGCAGCTGTATGAAGGCTACATGGAGAACGCCATGCACACAG TCACTTGA
- the wdr35 gene encoding WD repeat-containing protein 35 isoform X2, protein MNQTLGGHSGAVQVVTWNEQYEKLTTSDQNGLIIVWMLYKGAWYEEMINNRNKSVVRSMSWNADGQKICIVYEDGAVIVGSVDGNRIWGKELKGNQLAHVAWSPDSKILLFGMANGEVQIFDNHGNFIMKLTVSCLTNVTGAVRIAGIHWYSGTGGYVEPDCPCLAMCFQNGRCQIMRYETDENPVCIDTMMNVVSVQWNHCGSVLAMAGSLRALNSDVEINVVQFYTPFGEHLRTLKVPGKQMTGVAWEGGGLRISLAVDSYIYFANIRPDYKWGFCCSTVVYAFTKPERQDYCVIFWDTKNNEKFVKYVKSLMSITTSGDFCTLASKAEDTQTQENAESESGSHAKFVLILCNSIGTPLDSKYIDICPLFVTMTRTHVIAASKEAFYLWQYRVANKLTALEINQVTRTKKEGRERVYHIDSSPTGVNDNGEDFAKAFTATRDPICCITATDKTLIVGRESGVIHRYSLPNVALIQKYIMNRAHHLSLNCNSSRLAIIDISGVLTLLDVEVHASSGDNTGSQVSIGDPSKFERKDVWDMKWANDNPDLFAMMEKTRMYVFRNLDPEEPIQTSGYICNFEDLEIKSVLLDEIMKDPERPNKDNLINFEIRSLRDSRALIEKVGITDASQFIEDNPHPRLWRLLAEAALQKLDLKTAEQAFVRCKDNQGIEFVKRLGNLQSEPMKQAEVAAYFSRFEEAERMYLDMDRRDLAISLRMKLGDWFRVLQLLKTGSGDCDDALLEQAYNAIGDYFADRQKWVNAVQYYLQGRHQEKLAECYYMLEDYDNLEQLTNSLPENHKLLPEIGQMFTTVGMCEQAVNAYFKCNQAKAAVDTCVHLNQWNKAVELARKHNMKEIKPLLSKYASHLLEKNKILEAVELYQKAHYFLDAAKLMFKIADEEAKKRTRPLRVKKLYVLAARLVENHHEQKKTLQQSQAKGKKSEATFALAELLEEDSTSADSRVPDNAWRGAEAYHFFLLAQRQLYEGYMENAMHTALHLREYEDIIPAVEIYSLLAVCSSAGRAFGTCSQAFIKLEALESLDAEQRLLYEDLALEIFTKHVPKDSRTLELDAASEGTAERLPTCIVSGLPIQDYHLWMCSVCKHCAQGHEISKYNYCPLCHSRVG, encoded by the exons ATGAACCAGACATTGGGGGGACACAGTG GTGCGGTACAAGTAGTTACATGGAACGAACAGTATGAAAAACTAACAACCAGCGACCAGAATGGACTCATCATCGTATGGATGCTCTACAAAG GTGCATGGTACGAGGAAATGATCAATAATAGGAACAAGTCGGTGGTGAGAAGCATGAGTTGGAATGCTGATGGTCAAAAGATCTGTATTGTGTATGAAGATGGGGCAGTCATTGTTGGATCTGTAGATG GTAACCGGATTTGGGGAAAGGAGCTGAAGGGAAACCAGCTTGCACATGTGGCATGGTCTCCAGACAGCAAGATCCTGCTCTTCGGCATGGCCAACGGGGAAGTGCAAATCTTTGATAATCATGGCAATTTCATA ATGAAATTGACCGTCAGTTGTCTGACTAATGTGACAGGAGCCGTCAGGATAGCAGGTATCCACTGGTACTCGGGAACAGGTGGCTACGTAGAACCCGACTGCCCGTGTCTCGCTATGTGTTTTCAAAATGGAAGATGTCAGATTATGCGCTACGAGACTGATGAAA ACCCAGTGTGTATTGACACCATGATGAATGTGGTCAGTGTTCAGTGGAACCATTGCGGTAGTGTGCTGGCGATGGCCGGTTCCCTCAGAGCTTTGAACTCAGACGTAGAAATCAATGTGGTGCAGTTTTATACACCATTCGGAGAG CACCTGAGAACCTTGAAAGTCCCCGGGAAACAGATGACAGGAGTTGCTTGGGAAGGAGGCGGCCTGCGGATCAGCCTGGCTGTCGATTCCTACATCTATTTTGCTAATATCAGACCAGATTACAAG tGGGGATTCTGTTGCAGTACAGTGGTATATGCCTTCACAAAGCCAGAGCGCCAAGATTACTGTGTGATCTTCTGGGACACTAAAAACAACGAAaaatttgtcaagtatgtcaagAGCCTCATGTCCATCACCACATCAGGGGACTTCTGCACCCTGGCAAGCAAGGCTGAAGACACCCAGACTCAG GAAAACGCTGAGTCAGAGTCTGGGAGTCATGCAAAG TTTGTCCTGATTCTGTGCAACTCAATTGGGACTCCTTTAGACTCAAAGTACATCGACATAT GTCCATTGTTTGTCACCATGACCAGGACGCATGTGATTGCTGCATCTAAAGAGGCTTTCTACTTATGGCAGTACAGAGTGGCGAATAAATTAACTGCCTTGGAGATCAACCAAGTAACCAGAACTAAGAAAGAGGGAAGGGAAAG GGTATATCACATTGACAGCAGTCCAACTGGAGTCAATGACAATGGAGAGGACTTTGCAAAAGCCTTCACA GCAACAAGAGATCCCATCTGTTGTATTACAGCAACAGATAAGACACTGATTGTG gGCCGTGAATCGGGTGTTATCCACAGATATAGCCTGCCAAATGTCGCTCTCATCCAGAAATACATAATGAACAGAGCCCATCATCTCTCTTTAAACTGCAACTCCAG TCGACTGGCCATTATTGACATCTCCGGCGTTCTCACGTTGCTGGACGTGGAGGTTCACGCATCGTCAGGTGACAACACCGGCAGTCAGGTGTCAATAGGGGATCCATCAAAGTTTGAACGCAAGGATGTTTGGGACATGAAGTGGGCGAACGACAACCCTGATCTGTTTGCCATGATGGAAAAGACCAGAATGTATGTCTTCAGGAACCTAGACCCAGAG GAACCCATCCAAACATCAGGATATATCTGCAACTTTGAGGACCTTGAAATCAAATCTGTCCTGCTAGATGAAATcatgaag GACCCAGAGAGGCCAAATAAAGACAATCTCATCAACTTTGAAATCCGTTCCTTGAGAGACAGCCGTGCACTTATTGAAAAAGTGGGAATCACAGATGCTTCACAGTTCATTGAAGATAATCCCCACCCAAGACTCTG GCGTTTGCTTGCTGAGGCGGCCCTCCAAAAACTGGACCTGAAGACTGCTGAGCAGGCATTTGTCCGCTGCAAAGACAACCAGGGCATAGAGTTTGTCAAGCGCCTGGGTAACCTGCAGAGTGAGCCCATGAAACAGGCAGAGGTGGCAGCGTACTTTAGCAGGTTTGAGGAAGCCGAGCGCATGTATTTGGACATGGACCgcag GGACCTTGCCATTAGCCTTCGGATGAAGTTGGGAGACTGGTTCAGGGTTCTCCAACTGCTTAAAACTGGCTCTGGGGACTGTGATGATGCTCTACTGGAGCAAGCCTACAATGCAATAGGGGACTACTTCGCCGACAGACAGAAGTG GGTCAATGCAGTGCAGTACTACCTTCAGGGCCGCCACCAGGAGAAGTTGGCAGAATGCTACTACATGTTAGAGGATTATGATAACCTTGAGCAGTTGACGAATTCACTACCAGAAAACCATAAACTTCTGCCg GAGATTGGCCagatgtttaccactgtgggCATGTGCGAACAGGCTGTGAATGCCTACTTTAAATGCAACCAGGCCAAGGCTGCCGTTGACACGTGTGTTCATCTGAACCAG TGGAACAAAGCAGTGGAACTTGCCAGAAAACACAACATGAAGGAGATTAAACCTCTTCTGTCCAAATATGCTTCACATCTCCTTGAGAAGAACAAAATTCTAGAGGCAGTGGAATTGTATCAGAAGGCTCACTATTTTCTTGATGCAGCCAAACTCATGTTTAAG ATAGCAGATGAGGAGGCCAAGAAAAGGACTCGACCGCTGCGGGTGAAGAAGCTGTATGTGCTGGCTGCTCGGCTCGTAGAAAACCATCACGAGCAGAAGAAGACGTTGCAACAGAGTCAAGCTAAAGGGAAGAAGTCAGAG GCAACCTTTGCACTTGCTGAACTCCTCGAGGAAGACTCCACCTCCGCAGACAGTCGTGTTCCGGACAACGCGTGGCGAGGAGCGGAAGCGTATCACTTCTTCCTGCTCGCTCAAAGGCAGCTGTATGAAGGCTACATGGAGAACGCCATGCACACAG CCCTTCATCTTCGCGAATACGAGGACATCATCCCTGCAGTGGAGATCTACTCTCTCCTAGCCGTCTGCTCGTCGGCCGGCCGGGCCTTCGGCACGTGCTCGCAGGCCTTCATCAAGCTGGAGGCCCTGGAGAGTCTGGACGCGGAGCAGCGGCTGCTCTATGAGGACTTGGCCTTGGAGATCTTCACCAAGCACGTGCCAAAAGACAGTCGCACGCTGGAGCTAGACGCGGCATCAGAAGG GACGGCGGAAAGGTTACCCACCTGCATAGTGAGCGGTCTGCCCATCCAGGACTACCACTTGTGGATGTGCAGCGTGTGCAAGCACTGCGCTCAAGGCCACGAGATCAGCAAATATAACTATTGCCCGCTTTGTCACAGTCGTGTGGGCTGA